The Rhododendron vialii isolate Sample 1 chromosome 8a, ASM3025357v1 genome has a window encoding:
- the LOC131299144 gene encoding replication protein A 70 kDa DNA-binding subunit D-like: MTFVRLTLWNEFAMRDGMSLLETMQQNIVLFATGLKVDDFHGPYLSTCKNRKLYVNHSICTDGILEWFAKDKNAQKSVAWNRTHEFSHPQALIISNARRIRINQFAFQANVNYYRVIGCIEKIYVEHLWIDLCNTCYNQVEDQYDRFMCNHCRREDVQTVTR, encoded by the exons ATGACGTTTGTTCGACTTACTTTGTGGAATGAATTTGCAATGAGAGATGGGATGAGTCTGCTTGAGACTATGCAACAAAATATTGTTTTGTTTGCTACAGGGTTGAAGGTCGATGATTTTCATG GTCCTTACCTTAGCACTTGCAAGAATAGAAAATTATACGTTAACCACTCAATTTGTACAGACGGGATTCTTGAATG GTTTGCAAAAGACAAAAATGCACAAAAGTCGGTAGCATGGAACCGCACACATGAATTTTCGCACCCACAGGCATTAATAATTTCAAATGCCAGGAGAATTCGAATAAACCAATTTGCGTTTCAGGCCAAT GTAAACTATTATCGCGTTATTGGCtgcattgaaaaaatatatgttgaacaCCTATGGATTGATTTATGCAATACGTGCTATAACCAAGTTGAAGATCAGTACGACAGGTTTATGTGTAATCATTGCAGACGAGAAGATGTCCAGACTGTAACCAGATAA